The Alnus glutinosa chromosome 8, dhAlnGlut1.1, whole genome shotgun sequence DNA segment AAGGTAAATAACATAGACAAGGTTCTAACTCATGACATTTACTCTAATATCGTGTCAAATCAtgaccacttatctcaaaagcttaaactaatacaaaatgataaattgaatcatctaatttatattttaacagtaACAATGGACTAAGCTCTTTGTTGTTCCCATTATTGTAGGTAATGAGTTGAGTGGACGTGGCATTGGTGCAAGAGTTGAAGCTGCACAGTATGCAAAAGATGTGAtcaaccttaaaaaaaatatgaatgagtTGTACAGAAAATCCAATTACAAATCCAATTACAAACCTAAACTTGTAGCCCCTGGAGGGTTCTTTGACCAGAGCTGGTATACTCAGCTTCTTCAGGATTCAGGTTCAGGCATAGTCGATATTGTGACACATCATATCTACAATTTAGGAGCAGGTATATGTGTAACCATGTTTCAATGCTGATGTGACGGTTTTTCGTTTACGTGCCTTTAGCTTATACAGTCTACTCCATTGCAGGTAATGATCCCAATCTCATAAGTAAGATACTAGATCCTTCTTACTTGAGCAACAGCATATTAGGCACATTCAGAAATATTGAAGGGATGATTCAAGAGCATGGTCCTTGGGCTTCTATATGGGTTGGAGAATCTGGTGGTGCCTTTCAGGGTGGTGGTCGTCATGTGTCTGACAGATTTGTGAATAGCTTCTGGTACTGTTAGTTGCCTCATTGGCtgtttgttgttgttctttttcattttatctgTGGAACAAAAACTTAATGACTCCAAAATGTTCTATTTCTTGTCTTCGAATTTTAGGTACTTGGATCAGCTTGGAATGGCAGCCAAGTACAACACTAAGGTATATTGCAGGCAGACTTTGGTTGGTGCAAACTATGCTCTCCTCAATAGAACCACAATGGAACCCAACCCTGATTACTACAGGCAAGAGCAAATGTTtaaagatgcttttttttttctttttctttttttctttttcaaaaggGGGAGCAGGCTTATCTAATTGAGCAATGTTTGCTTTTGTTCAATGTCTTCTTCTGAATAGTGCACTTCTATGGCATCGACTTATGGGAAAAAGAGTTCTTGAAGTTCATGGACTTGATGCTTCACCATATTTACGCCCTTATGCTCATTGTTCAAAAGGAAGAGTAATGCTCTATCATATGCtgatttttttgtccttttttatttatttatttttatttttttatactaattAATATGGCTATTGTCATTATCTTGCTGCAGGTGGGTGTAACTTTGCTGTTGATTAATCTAAGCAACCAAACTAATTTCATAATCAATGTCTACAACCACACGAACATTAAGTTGaaggaaaaggagaaaaggAGAGGAGAGAGTCCTTTCATGTGTAGTCTCAAGGCAAAAGTTGGTTCAAATGGAGAATCATTAATGAGAGAGGAGTACCACTTAAGTCCAGAAGATGGGAATCTTCGAAGCCAAACCTCACTTCTTAATGGAAATCCATTGAATGTTAGCAATGGAGAACTCCCAAGATTAGACCCTATCTTTTGTGAAGAGCACACTCCAATATATGTTGCACCTTTATCCATTGCCTTCATAGTCATTCCTAACTTTGAGGCTCCAGCTTGTGCATAGCTTGCCCTAGCTTGCCCCTTCAGCTTCATTTTGCTgtcttttatatacatataattgtAAAAGTAATGGTGATTGTAAATCGAACTCCTAATATAGTCGCGACAAGTTAtagcatgaaaaataaaaaggtttgtGAGATAAGATACTGTTAGAATGAatctataattatatattttgaataaaaagcTGGTTTTGGTGAGATCACTTGTCATTCAATCATTCATAGACCGTTATAAAtgcatgttgattttttttatttagatagTTTGATACTATATATAATGTTTAGCATATTAAAGTTACTCTTCACACTAGCTTATTTATCATTCTCATTTCATATCGACTgacatgacgtgttttaagtggttcatgtcaatcacttaaaaaaaaaaaaaaaaaaaaaacgatttagAACATACAATGTCAACCGTTGTGAAATGAGTGTTAAATtctctaaaattaatttaacttGGAGTGTTCCTCATCGCATCTCCACactaattaacttgtaattagcTGAAATTACTACCTTTAACAGTAATTATCAAAGTAAAATATAGCtggaaagagaaaaaccaattATTTGAGCTGAAACTAAGTAGCCTCAATAATATCATATATCATCAAATATAAACAAAGAGCTTCCAAGAGAAGTAATTCATCTATCATAATAAACATTATTGTCTCAACTATACTATGCAAACTTGCTTACACAAGCTTATCGCTTAGCATCTTTAACCTTGTAAATCGCTCAAATCTGCTTTCCTGAAAACTGGTTAAACTGCAAAACACCAAGGTGTTTTACAGGTGGAAAAGTAACTGCTTAAGTCCATGAATTAGTAAGTAAATTATCACAAAACTTGTCATGCAATGAGccttattttataaaatataagcATTGTGCTTTAGTAACTAAAAATGTCATAAAAGAGTGCTCAGTTATAACATTTTTGCATGATAAAAACAGTTTAACCATTccgtaagtatttacttacctccTTCATCTTCAACCTCGAACATCCTAAAAAATTAACTTCACGCCTATGCAAATCATACTCTAATATTAAGCATATTACATACTAAAAATCCTAATCTTACACGTGAAACCCTAATCAACATATTCTAATTTCATCAATTGATCGATCCTTGAGGGTCGAGTGACCGATGTCCTGCCAATAGTTATATTTACTTCATTTAATCTATCaaaacctaatctcatgctcaacAGAGACtcttaatgattttaaaagtcctAATATACATTATACATCATGCACATACGTTTCAATCAAGCATGGCCTCATACGTTgctttaaaaacattaaaagtaCAAGCATTTTTTCTTATAATCATATAATACATTGCTAATCAACCAAGGAAAATGTCTTAAAGGACTGCAATATAGATGCTTTGATACTGTTTTAACGTTAAAAGTAAATCTGTCATTAGGGTTCATACTTTTCAAGCAAGAATCAActttcatttcataaaaatgcCAACTTTAACTCATGTCAGATGAAAACAACTACTCATGCTTAAGTACAAAAATCATAGTAACATTCATGCATAAAAACTAAAGATTAAAGATTGGGTTAAGCCTTCACTACAAAGAAACCGACATTTAACGAAGTTTTAAAAAGGATACTATTCATGATAAAACGTCGTCAATCAGTTAGTACCGTTTATTTCATGACGTTTCCGTTTGGTCATGACGAaaaacaatgaaatttatgGACAAAGATGTTTCCATCCATACTAGCACATTCAAAGAAACCTGCAActaaaaatttcataaattttgCAAAATAAGTCCCATAAGTTGGTTGACCGAATGGGGGAATCAAAAAATGGGAGAGAAGAGAAGTGAAAGTTACCTACAAAATGTTATCCTCTAGATCAAAGAAGAGAGTGGCTGGAGGTGGATAGACAGTACTTGCGCTCTGAAAGAGACGGTCCTTGTgaaatgtgagagagagagagagagagagagagagagagagagagagagagagagagagagagagagagagagagagagagagagagagagagagagagagagagagagagagagagagagagagagattgtgaatAACTTCAGCTTCATGATCAGTTCTTCTTGTAGTCTTATAAACATTTGAAacaattttaacattttatgtAATACATTTAAAATCTCATATTCTGATAGTCCATCAATGTTCCATTCATATAAAGCGCCAGGTGTATAAGCAGCTCAAATTCCTAATtctctttcttcaaattgtatatTTGAGGGTGTGGGTCTAGGATACCAATTTCTAGTTGTGGATGAAGTATTTCTATATCTTTCGTAATTATTTCTAACCTTTCGGCCTCCACCAATAGAATTATTTCCTCTCATAATTTTGTTtatctttatatttttaaattgtgatTGTAGCTTGTTAACATATTTCTAAATCATTTTCTTCTGGTTTGATTTCTGAAAAAATATCATTATTCCTTTGTAACGTAGAAATTTCTTTAGTAAGTCCTTTTGAAGATGATGGGATTTTGGTAATATCGAGCTTTTctattcttttgaaaatttcatctaataaatctttattatCCTTTTTCAAAGAGAATTGTAAATTGGAGGGAATTTCGTGTGGcatgaataaatattttttctttattatttatctatattttta contains these protein-coding regions:
- the LOC133875778 gene encoding heparanase-like protein 2, producing MGFIITFFFLQLVSLPAILLAQEINFANIVVNGTATIGETDDNYICATIDWFPSDTCRYNYCMLQNSSAITLDLSNPLLAKAIQAFRNLRLRIGGSPQDQVIYNVGSPRYPCHPFQQARDGSLFGLTTGCLYMWRWDELNQFFNKTGAIVTFGLNALYGRKKQETSILWVGDWDPSNTEALMNYTILKGYQIDSWEFGNELSGRGIGARVEAAQYAKDVINLKKNMNELYRKSNYKSNYKPKLVAPGGFFDQSWYTQLLQDSGSGIVDIVTHHIYNLGAGNDPNLISKILDPSYLSNSILGTFRNIEGMIQEHGPWASIWVGESGGAFQGGGRHVSDRFVNSFWYLDQLGMAAKYNTKVYCRQTLVGANYALLNRTTMEPNPDYYSALLWHRLMGKRVLEVHGLDASPYLRPYAHCSKGRVGVTLLLINLSNQTNFIINVYNHTNIKLKEKEKRRGESPFMCSLKAKVGSNGESLMREEYHLSPEDGNLRSQTSLLNGNPLNVSNGELPRLDPIFCEEHTPIYVAPLSIAFIVIPNFEAPACA